A region of the Roseobacter denitrificans OCh 114 genome:
GGCTCATTCGAAAAACCGCATGACGCACAGGCAACCGGAAGCGCCGCTCCGCAACTGCTGCAAAAACGCCGTCCCGCACGATTTGCGGTGTCGCAATTCAGACATTCAATACTCATGCGTCCGTTCCCCTGTCGGCACTTGGCTGCGCCTTTTTATACTCAACGGTTTTCCCCTATATCCCTTAGGGTAGCAAAGCGCGCTCTATTTGTCTTTGCTTGCCGTCGATTGTTTTTTGGCGCTTTTTTCCGGCCCGTAGGATTGTTCGAACATCTGCGCCGCATAGGCAAAGGCGGTGATCAGATCCTTGTCGTTTTCCTTGCCCTTGGCCTTGGCCAGTTTCTCGAATTCCTTTTTCAGCACCGCCCCTTTGGTCGGGGCCGCGCTCTTGGTGGCCGTTTTGACGACGTCCATCATCTCCTTGTCCATGCCCTTCTGCGCGATCGTCTCAATCGTCTTCTTGGGAGTTTTATCGTTGGTCGCCTTGAGCTTGGCCTTATGCTTCTGCGCAAATTCGGTCCCGGTTTTATAACCGATGTCAAACAGGGTGGACATGTTCGAATAGGACCAGTCCAGAACCTTGGGCCATTGTTCATCCGAGATGTTGTCGCGAAACGGCATGCGCAAAACATCGACACCTTCAAGCTGCGCGCCCGTGCTTTCATAGTTTGCCGAATCCATCTCAGCGATGCGCGTCAACGGGTTGATGATGGAATGCACCCAGGCATCATAGAGGTTTTCCGGCTCGGCGATCAGCTTTCGCTGGCCGAGGATGTCGAAATAGATGACCGTATCGACCAGATTGCGGCTCATCACATTGCCCGGACTGAAGGCCAGCGTGTCAAAGGCCGATCCCTCAAGATATGTCTTGCCGTCCATCTTGTAGGGGGCATAAATCAAGGGCATCGCGAGGGCCGCCTTGAAATGATCGGAGGTGATTTCCTCCTTGGAAAAGCTCACCTCTGCTTCGTCCTCAATGCAATAGGCCGACATCAGAAACTCGCCATCAAAGTCGCGCAGCTTGTCGAAATCCACCACCAGATCAATCCATGG
Encoded here:
- a CDS encoding patatin-like phospholipase family protein codes for the protein MAIGLVLGGGAPNLPLMSGALLALDDAGIEFEVVSTTGAGMLIGLMYAAPRNGTRKETLQATREMGVHDSIYNVFPVNYKIFHKAGPMAEVYTKFHQTWLAAMPRENEAQRFMSDITQFWVAAFCPSDLNPKQNGMCQPPPWIDLVVDFDKLRDFDGEFLMSAYCIEDEAEVSFSKEEITSDHFKAALAMPLIYAPYKMDGKTYLEGSAFDTLAFSPGNVMSRNLVDTVIYFDILGQRKLIAEPENLYDAWVHSIINPLTRIAEMDSANYESTGAQLEGVDVLRMPFRDNISDEQWPKVLDWSYSNMSTLFDIGYKTGTEFAQKHKAKLKATNDKTPKKTIETIAQKGMDKEMMDVVKTATKSAAPTKGAVLKKEFEKLAKAKGKENDKDLITAFAYAAQMFEQSYGPEKSAKKQSTASKDK